One Thermodesulfobacteriota bacterium DNA segment encodes these proteins:
- a CDS encoding hydrogenase subunit MbhD domain-containing protein, with protein MNWEIEILFYVVLTTAAVIALHVRNLMAASVTLTIFSYVGALLMMSMGAVDVAFTEAVVGAGITGVFYIVMILKTTQRSSD; from the coding sequence GTGAACTGGGAGATCGAGATCCTCTTCTACGTGGTGCTCACGACCGCAGCGGTCATCGCGCTCCACGTGAGGAACCTGATGGCAGCCTCGGTGACCCTGACCATCTTCAGCTACGTGGGTGCGCTCCTCATGATGTCCATGGGCGCGGTGGACGTGGCGTTCACGGAAGCCGTGGTGGGTGCCGGGATCACCGGGGTCTTCTACATCGTGATGATCCTCAAGACGACCCAGCGGAGCTCGGATTGA
- a CDS encoding MnhB domain-containing protein yields the protein MKAPSQSPIIAVACRFIAPLIQIVALYVLFHGHYSPGGGFQGGVLLAASFILIRMALGLDAGRLQFPTRVGVALGGLGVLVYTGVGIAALAAGGNFLDYGHLPLPGFEAPARRSLGILLVEVGVLVAVTAIITVIYDELIESGPDA from the coding sequence GTGAAGGCCCCGTCCCAGAGCCCGATCATCGCCGTGGCCTGTCGCTTCATCGCTCCCCTCATCCAGATCGTGGCGCTCTACGTGCTCTTCCACGGGCACTACAGCCCCGGCGGCGGGTTCCAGGGGGGCGTGCTCCTGGCGGCCAGCTTCATCCTGATCCGCATGGCCCTGGGCCTGGACGCGGGCCGCCTCCAGTTTCCCACCCGGGTGGGGGTCGCCCTCGGAGGCCTCGGCGTCCTGGTCTACACCGGAGTCGGGATCGCCGCCCTGGCGGCGGGGGGGAACTTCCTGGACTACGGCCACCTGCCCCTGCCGGGGTTCGAAGCGCCGGCCCGTCGCTCCCTGGGAATCCTCCTGGTGGAGGTCGGCGTGTTGGTTGCGGTCACGGCGATCATCACCGTCATCTACGACGAGCTCATCGAGAGCGGACCCGATGCTTGA
- a CDS encoding monovalent cation/H+ antiporter complex subunit F gives MNTFLLILAGILALALLIPFYRVARGPTVFDRLLGAGAVGSKTIVIACLFGSIYGRLDMFIDLALAYGVLNFVGLIAIEKYYCSRERTE, from the coding sequence ATGAACACCTTCCTGCTGATCCTGGCGGGCATCCTGGCGCTCGCCCTCCTGATCCCCTTCTACCGGGTGGCCAGGGGCCCCACCGTCTTCGACCGGCTCCTGGGGGCGGGCGCGGTGGGGAGCAAGACCATCGTCATCGCCTGCCTGTTCGGGTCGATCTACGGGAGGCTCGACATGTTCATCGACCTGGCGTTGGCCTACGGCGTACTGAACTTCGTGGGCCTCATCGCCATCGAGAAGTACTACTGCAGCCGGGAGCGGACGGAATGA
- a CDS encoding Na+/H+ antiporter subunit E, whose protein sequence is MTPTPAGRSQAPRSPLRVACVQAALLMGLWLLLSGLLDGFHLGLGVFSVALVLWLDRRLRQAPTTQAPAHPGAALRPLRFLAYHLWLPVQILLSAVYVARVVLSPRLDIQPQMVRFRSAQPNAFAKMLLGNSITLTPGTLTVDLDEDRFLVHALTADTARGLLEGTMQAKVAHLFQDEPGPMVFDVTVEAGDGAAT, encoded by the coding sequence GTGACCCCCACCCCCGCGGGTCGATCCCAGGCCCCCCGGAGCCCGCTCCGGGTGGCCTGCGTCCAGGCGGCGCTCCTCATGGGGCTGTGGCTCCTGTTGAGCGGGCTCCTGGACGGCTTTCACCTGGGTCTGGGGGTGTTCTCCGTGGCCCTGGTCCTGTGGCTCGACCGCCGGCTGCGCCAGGCCCCCACAACCCAGGCGCCGGCCCACCCGGGGGCGGCGCTGCGGCCGCTTCGGTTTCTCGCCTACCACCTCTGGCTGCCGGTGCAGATCCTCCTCTCGGCGGTGTACGTGGCCCGGGTCGTGCTCTCGCCCCGCCTGGACATCCAGCCCCAGATGGTTCGGTTCCGGTCGGCCCAGCCCAACGCGTTCGCCAAGATGCTGCTGGGCAATTCCATTACGCTGACGCCCGGAACCCTCACGGTGGACCTGGACGAGGACCGGTTCCTCGTGCACGCCCTCACGGCCGACACCGCCCGCGGGCTCCTGGAAGGCACCATGCAGGCCAAGGTGGCACACCTCTTCCAGGACGAGCCCGGCCCCATGGTCTTCGACGTGACCGTGGAGGCGGGGGACGGCGCGGCAACATGA
- the mnhG gene encoding monovalent cation/H(+) antiporter subunit G, with protein MTLLQETLAVVFLAAGGAFMLVGSIGIVRLPDFYTRTHAASKIDTMGIMLLLAGLAFHEGMTLSTGKLVLLIVFVAVANPVGSHALARSALRFGLKPWYAGEPKGAKYQ; from the coding sequence ATGACACTCCTCCAGGAGACCTTGGCGGTTGTCTTCCTCGCCGCCGGGGGCGCCTTCATGCTGGTGGGCTCCATCGGCATCGTGCGCCTGCCGGACTTCTATACTCGCACCCACGCCGCCAGCAAGATCGACACCATGGGCATCATGCTGCTCCTGGCGGGCCTGGCATTCCACGAGGGGATGACGCTCAGCACCGGCAAGCTCGTTCTTCTCATCGTGTTCGTGGCGGTGGCGAACCCCGTGGGATCCCACGCCCTGGCCCGCTCGGCCCTGCGCTTCGGCCTCAAGCCCTGGTACGCGGGCGAGCCCAAGGGAGCGAAATACCAGTGA
- a CDS encoding cation:proton antiporter subunit C: MLDHIGGHYPYYFLAALMVIGFYGMLSKRNLVKKTVGMSILQSAIILFWLVAAYKHEATVPVYDQALGLADPSRYINPLPHTLMLTAIVVAVVTLGVAFALIIRIYQTYRSLDESVILDQIE, translated from the coding sequence ATGCTTGACCATATCGGCGGGCACTACCCGTACTACTTCCTGGCGGCCCTCATGGTCATCGGGTTCTACGGCATGCTCTCCAAGCGGAACCTCGTGAAGAAGACCGTGGGCATGTCGATCCTCCAGAGCGCGATCATCCTGTTCTGGCTCGTGGCGGCCTACAAGCACGAGGCAACGGTACCCGTGTACGACCAGGCGCTGGGACTGGCGGACCCGAGCCGCTACATCAACCCCCTGCCCCACACCCTCATGCTCACCGCCATCGTCGTGGCGGTGGTGACCCTGGGGGTCGCCTTCGCCCTGATCATCCGGATCTACCAGACCTACCGCAGCCTGGACGAGTCCGTGATCCTGGATCAGATCGAATGA
- the mbhE gene encoding hydrogen gas-evolving membrane-bound hydrogenase subunit E yields the protein MRAGYLLVAAALAGLLLYAVNLLPARGDVTAPAHREQSLAGTPGAGDFYIRNALPQAATPNMVTVILADYRGFDTLGETFVVFTGGIACWLLLRRRRP from the coding sequence TTGAGAGCCGGATACCTCCTGGTGGCGGCGGCCCTGGCGGGCTTGCTCCTCTATGCCGTGAACCTGCTGCCGGCCCGGGGCGACGTGACCGCCCCCGCCCACCGGGAGCAGAGCCTGGCCGGCACCCCCGGGGCGGGCGACTTCTACATCCGCAACGCCCTGCCCCAGGCGGCGACCCCCAACATGGTCACGGTCATCCTGGCCGACTACCGCGGCTTCGACACCCTGGGAGAGACCTTCGTGGTCTTCACGGGGGGCATCGCGTGCTGGCTCTTGCTGCGGCGGAGGCGCCCGTGA